GACCTGTGCGGTTATTGGCGCCCGCGCTGCGTCCATCGTGCCTGGAGTTCCAGCGCGGCGCGGCCGCGCACCCGGAACGAGAGGAGGGAACCGAGGGCGGTCAGAAGAGTAAGCATGTCGATGACGGTATGACCATGGCACAGAAACGCTCACGTCCTGGGCTTTTGGAATTTTGAGCGGGCACACCTCCGAATCTGAAGGACCACACATCCGGGGAACATCCCGATGACTCGCCAATGGGCCGAAAAATGGCAGCGTTGAACTCGAGCCGTGTCGACCGCTCGTCGCTCGGTCGCTAGAGTTTCCACCGTCCGAGGTCGGTTTGCCGCTGCCCGATACGGCCCCAAAAACATGAGGAGGATGAGCCAAAATGGTCAATCGCATGAAATTCTATATCGACGGCGCCTGGGTTGACCCGGTCGTCATGAAGACGGCCCCGGTGGTCAATCCGGCTACCGAGGAGCGCATGTACGACGTCGCCGTCGGCTCGAGGGCGGACGTGGATAAGGCGGTCACCGCCGCCCGCAGGGCGTTCGAGACGTTCTCGCTCACAACGCGCGAGGAGCGCATCGCGCTGCTCGAGAGGATCATCGACGCTTACAAGGTGCGCTCCAAGGAAATCGCCGCTGCCATCTCCGACGAGATGGGCGCGCCGGTCCCGATGGCCGAGCGTGCGCAGGCCGGTGCCGGCCTCGGTCACCTAATGTCGACCCTGCAGGTGCTGAAGGACTATCACTTCGAGGAAAAGGTCGGCACAGCCACCGTCGTGCGCGAGCCGATCGGCGTGGTCGGCATGATCACCCCGTGGAACTGGCCGCTCAACCAGATCGCCTGTAAGGTCGCTCCTGCGATCGCCGTCGGGTGCACGATGATCCTGAAGCCCTCGGAATTCACGCCGACCTCGGCCCTGATCTTCGCCGAAGTCATGCATGCCGCCGGCGTCCCGAAGGGCGTGTTCAACCTCGTCAACGGCCTCGGCCCCGAAGTCGGCGTGGCGATGAGCGAACACCCCGGCATCGACATGATCTCGTTCACCGGCTCGACCCGCGCTGGTATCGACGTCGCCAAGCGCGCCGCCGATACCGTCAAGCGCGTCAGCCAGGAGCTCGGCGGCAAGTCGCCGAACGTTATCTTGGAAGATGCCGACTTCACCAAGGCGGTCTCGGGCGGCGTGGCCCAGGTGTTCAACAACTCGGGCCAGTCCTGCAACGCGCCGACGCGCATGATCGTGCCGGCGAGCAAGATGACGGAAGTGAAGGCCATCGCGAAGGCCGTCGCCGACAAGACCAAGGCAGGCGACCCGAAGGCCGAAGGCACCACGATTGGTCCCGTGGTCAATCGCACCCAGTGGGACAAGATTCAGGCGCTGATCAAGAAGGGCGTCGACGAGGGCGCGACGCTGGTCGCCGGCGGTCCGGGCCTGCCTGAGGGCGTCAACAAGGGCTTCTATGTTCGCCCGACCGTGTTCGCCGACGTGACCAACGACATGACGATCGCCCGCGAGGAGATCTTCGGACCGGTTATCACCATCCTCGGCGCCAAGGACGAAGCCGAAGCGGTCAAGATTGCCAACGACACGCCCTACGGCCTCGCCGGCTACGTCTCAGCCGGTTCCGTCGCAAGCGCCAAGCGCGTCGGCAAGCAGATCCGCGCCGGCAACGTCAACCTCAACGGCGTGCCGAACGAGCGCACCGCCCCGTTCGGTGGCTACAAGCAGTCCGGCAACGGTCGCGAGTGGGGCAAGTACGGCATGGAGGACTTCCTCGAGGTGAAGGCAATCGCCGGCGCCTAGAGCTAGAGCACGTCCCGTTCGACTAGAATCAGTCGAACGGGAGGTCGTGCTCTCGCAGTCGACCGGACCGACTTCTTCACCGCCGAGGTGCTGACGCTGCGCGGGCTGGTGACCTGCTCTATGTGCTCTTCTTCATCCATATCGAGAGCCGCCGGGTGGATATCGCCGGGATCACCGTTCATCCGAATGAGGCGTGGATGAAGCAAATCGCCCGTACCGCGATGGGCTGCTGCTCGGCTTCTCCGCCAGCACCGCCATCGGCGACAGCAGCAGCCTGTTCGTCCGCTATGAAGGCACGATATCGGGCAACGATTCCTCCCAGGCCCTCAGTCTCGGCGTCCGCCTGACGTGGTCGGCGAGGGCGAATAGCTCAGGGGGGGCAACGCATTGAAGCAATCGTGAAGTCTGTCCGCGCATTCATACGCCTCTCACATAGTTCGCTGATGATCGAGGAAATGCCCGTATCGCCCCCTGCTGGAATGCCGCCAGGGCCGTCCAATCATCTTGCGCAATTCGTGCAGTTAAATTAG
This DNA window, taken from Reyranella humidisoli, encodes the following:
- a CDS encoding aldehyde dehydrogenase family protein — its product is MVNRMKFYIDGAWVDPVVMKTAPVVNPATEERMYDVAVGSRADVDKAVTAARRAFETFSLTTREERIALLERIIDAYKVRSKEIAAAISDEMGAPVPMAERAQAGAGLGHLMSTLQVLKDYHFEEKVGTATVVREPIGVVGMITPWNWPLNQIACKVAPAIAVGCTMILKPSEFTPTSALIFAEVMHAAGVPKGVFNLVNGLGPEVGVAMSEHPGIDMISFTGSTRAGIDVAKRAADTVKRVSQELGGKSPNVILEDADFTKAVSGGVAQVFNNSGQSCNAPTRMIVPASKMTEVKAIAKAVADKTKAGDPKAEGTTIGPVVNRTQWDKIQALIKKGVDEGATLVAGGPGLPEGVNKGFYVRPTVFADVTNDMTIAREEIFGPVITILGAKDEAEAVKIANDTPYGLAGYVSAGSVASAKRVGKQIRAGNVNLNGVPNERTAPFGGYKQSGNGREWGKYGMEDFLEVKAIAGA